GACTCTCCGTCGCCATCGTCGGCGCCACCGGCCAGGTTGGCACCGTCATGCGCCAGATTCTCGCAGAGCGGTCCTTCCCGATTCGCGAGCTGCGCCTGTTCGCCTCCGCGCGCTCTGCCGGTTCCGAGATCGACTACGCCGGTGTCTCCGTCATCGTCGAGGACGTCGAGACCGCGGATGCCTCGGGCATCGACATCGCGCTGTTCTCGGCCGGTGCGACGGCCAGCCGTGCCTACGCCGAGCGCTTCGCCGCCGCAGGCGCGGTCGTGGTCGACAACTCCAGCGCATGGCGCATGCACCCCGAGGTTCCGCTCGTCGTCAGCGAGGTCAACCCCGAGGCGATCGACGACGCCCCCAAGGGCATCATCGCCAACCCGAACTGCACCACCATGGCGGCGATGCCCGTCATCAAGGCGCTCCACGCCGAGGCCGGCGTCGAGCGCCTCATCGTCAGCACCTACCAGGCCGTGAGCGGTTCGGGCATCTCCGGCGCAGAAGAGCTTCTCGGCCAGGTGCAGGCGGTACTGGAGCAGGGCGACACTCTGCGACTCGTGCACGACGGTGAATCGGTCGAGTTCCCCGCGCCGAACAACTACGTCGCTCCCATCGCCTTCGATGTGATCCCGCAGGCGGGCTCGGTCGTCGACGACGGCGAGAACGAGACCGACGAAGAGAAGAAGCTCCGCAACGAGAGCCGC
The DNA window shown above is from Microbacterium keratanolyticum and carries:
- a CDS encoding aspartate-semialdehyde dehydrogenase, translated to MTRISDSGLSVAIVGATGQVGTVMRQILAERSFPIRELRLFASARSAGSEIDYAGVSVIVEDVETADASGIDIALFSAGATASRAYAERFAAAGAVVVDNSSAWRMHPEVPLVVSEVNPEAIDDAPKGIIANPNCTTMAAMPVIKALHAEAGVERLIVSTYQAVSGSGISGAEELLGQVQAVLEQGDTLRLVHDGESVEFPAPNNYVAPIAFDVIPQAGSVVDDGENETDEEKKLRNESRKILGLPDLRVAGTCVRVPVFTGHSLSIHAEFANDITPDRAREVLAAAPGVELREVPTPLHAAGKNPSFVGRIRQDQSAPENKGLVLFISNDNLRKGAALNAVQVAELVAERIAVAS